Part of the uncultured Desulfobacter sp. genome, GCTTATCTTGATAACAGCTACGATTTTTTATATTTTTATAGATATTTTAGGGCAGTGGGTCGAAAATGTCGGTGATTCTATTTACAATATTGAAACTAAAAATAAATGTAAATAAAAAAACACTGAAACCATAAAGCATTGTATGAAAGGAGAAATAGTGACCAATCCAATAAATAATTACTGGCAGCTAAAACTGGAGACCGTCAAACAACGTCTTGAAGCCAATAAGTTTGACGTCTATTTGGCTGATTCTGCAGAAGAGGCCAAAGAAATCGCCTTGGGCACGATCATTCCGCCTTTGGGGGCAAAAAGTGTTTCTTGGGGTGGCTCGGTCTCTTTTGTCTCCACCGGCCTTTTCAATACCTTAAAAGACTGCCCCGATTTTGAGGTGATGGATACTTTTGACACCAGTTTGTCGGCGGAGCAAAAGTTTGAGCTGCGCAGGCGTTCCCTGATGGCGGATCTGTTTATCACCGGGACAAACGCCATTACTGAAGATGGGCAATTAGTGAATCTGGATATGATCGGCAATCGGGTGGCGGCCATCATGTGGGGGCCTAAATATGTGCTGCTCATTGTGGGGCGTAACAAGATCTGCGCAGATATGGGCGCTGCCATGTACCGGGTTAAAAATTATGCCGCTCCTGTAAACTGCATGAAACTTGACAAAAAAACGCCCTGTGCAAAAACCGGGATCTGCCACGATTGTTCGGGCCCCGACAGAATTTGTAATTATTGGACCATCACGGAAAAATCCTTTGAACAGGGCCGCATAAAGATAATTCTTGTCAATGAGGATTTAGGTTTCTAAGCCCCCTAATACCGGATTTCAAAATGCGCTAACGCCGGATCCACCGAAACGGTTCGGGTGTTTACATCCTTTACCTCTGAAAAGGTGGAACCCTTTTGACACCAGGCCAGCATATCCTGAACATTTTCCTGATTCCCTTGGAACAGGGCGTGGACGGATCTGTCCGGCATATTTTTAACATATCCTGACAGCCGTCTCTTCTGGGCGGCCAGTTGGGTTTCATGTCTGAAGCATACGCCCTGGACCCTTCCTGTAATAATCACTTCCACAGCACAACGTGGGTTCACTTTTTGATCTCCTATATATTTGTTTGAAATTTTATGGTTTTTAAGATTTGCTTTTTTCAGGGCATCGGGGCCGAATTTGGCAAGCACCGAGTCCATGGCCCGGTCCACGGCCTCCCATTGCCTGTTATGTATTTGGGGTTCATCATCAAACAAAGAACGTTGAACCGGCGTTTCGGTGTCCTGAAATTCAGATACCCCAACCCCCACCAGACGGATTTTTTTTGTGATTTTTAAACCATGATATAAGGACAGTGCCTGGTCAAAAATGGCATTGGATGCGCAGATCCATGTGCCGAGTGTTTTGCTGCGGGTGATTTGGGAAAAATCGGAAAATTTGAGTTTAATGCCGACCTTTCTGCACCGCAGATTGGCGGCCCGCAGTTCATTGCCGACCCTGTGGGCCTGGGCAAGAAGCACGGATTTGACGTCGCCGGGGGTTGAAATATCATGGGATAACGTCACTTCGCCCGAGATGGATTTGCGGGGTCGTTCCGGCGCTATGGGGGTGGTGTCTATCCCCCGGGCCAATTGGAACAGCCGTTGACCGAAGCTGCCGAATTTGTAATTTAATAATTGGAGATCAAATTTTTTCACATCACCCAGGGTTTCAATGTGAAGGCGTTGCATTTGATTGATGGCCTTGGCTCCGACACCCGGTACCTTGCCGATGGGCAGGGTGTCAATCACCTGGGTCATGGCCGCTGGAGAAATAATGGTCAACCCGTCCGGCTTGTTCATGTCCGATGCGATTTTTGCCAGAAACCGGACCGGTGCCCCGCCGACTGAGCAGGTCAGGGCGAGCTGATTGACAATGTCTGCTTTGATTTTTTGGGCGGTCTGTTCGGGTGTGCCGATCAGTTTTTCACATCCTGTAATATCCAAAAAGGCCTCATCAATGGAAACGGGTTCCACCAAAGGGGAAAACTGCCTTAAAATGGCCATGATCTTTCTTGAGTCCCGGGCATATTTTTCCCGGCTGCCCGGCTGGATAATGATATGGGGACATTTTTGTCTGGCCTGGAACACCGGCATGGCTGAATGGATGCCGAATTGTCGTGCCTCGTAACTGGCCGCAGATACCACACTGCGGTTGGAATGGCCTGCCACAATGACAGGTTTGCCCAGAAGGTCCGGGTTGTCCCGCTGTTCCACTGACGCAAAAAAAGCATCCATGTCCACATGGAGGATCATGGGGTGAAAACTCCTCTTGGATCGGGTTAAAAATTGCTGTATTCTTTTACTTTTTAAAAATTGCTGTCAAGGATTGATTGTAATCTTTTTACACCTTCGAGAAGAGATAATAAAGATGCTATTCAGGCAGGGTCTATTTACAGTGTCGGCTGTGTTGTTTTTTTACCTTTCGGTTGGGTTTATCGGATGTTCATCTGACAGCTCCCAAAATACGCCTGCTTCCCAACCGCCTTCCAATGAAGGGCTTGCGCCCCTGGTGTATCAAAAATTGCCGGATAACATCCAGTGGCTCACTAATAATTCAGACCCGGTATTTGCCTCGGATAATGCCAAAAAAGGCGGGATGATCCGGGAGGCCATCATGAATTTTCCCATGACCTTCAGGGTGGTGGGACCGGATTCCAACGGCTCTTTTCGAAGTGCCATTCTAAACAATCAGCTCGCTTTGATCAATATCCATCCCGTCACCCGGCGCATCATCCCCGAGCTTGCTACCCACTGGGCCTATGGCCCCGATAAAAAGACCATGTATTTCAAACTGGACCCTGGTGCCCGGTGGTCGGACGGGGTGCCGGTGACGGCCAGGGACTATGTCTATACCCTGACCTTCATGCGTTCTGAGTATATTGTGGCGCCTTGGTACAATGATTATTATACCCGGGAGATCGAATCCGTCACCGCCTTTGACGATTACACCATTGGGGTAAAAAGCACCAAGGCCGTGCCCGATCTCTACCTGAAACTCGGCATCAGTCCGATTCCGGAACACTTTTTTAGAACCCTGGGAGATGATTTTGTATCCCGGTTCAACTGGGCTGTTGTGCCCAATACCGGGGCGTACCGGATCACTGATTTTAAGAAAGGGCGGTTCATTCGGTTCTCCCGCAAAAAACAGTGGTGGGCAAAAGAGCGGCGGTATTTTAAAAACCGGTTTAACGTGGATTCGGTGCTTTTTACGGTGATCCGTGATTTTAACATGCAGTGGGAATATTTTAAGAAAGGCCGTCTGGATACTTTCGGCATGGTGCTGCCAAAATTCTGGCACCAGAAATCCGACACCCCGGTGATCAATAAAGGATATGTGGAACGAATCTGGTTTTTCAATGATCTGGAGCAGCCGTCCAGGGGCATGTGGCTGAACCTGGACCGGCCGATCTTCAAGGATATCCGGGTCCGAAACGCCTTTGCCCACGCCATGAATATGGATAAGGTGATCAAACAGGTGTTGCGGGGTGATTATTTCCGGCTGCCCCAGGCATTTTACGGATATGGAGAATATACCGATTACACCATCAAAGCCCGGGATTATGATATTTTAAAGATCGAAACCTTGATGGGCCAGGCCGGTTGGCAAAGGGGAGCGGACGGTATCTGGCACAAAGGGAATATGCGGTTTTCCCTGACGGTAACCTATTATCTGGAAGAGCATATGCCCCGGCTGGCTGTCTTGAAAGAAGAAGCGCTCAAGGCCGGGATTGACCTGGAACTGGAGCGGCTTGATCCCACGGCCATGTTCAAGAAAACCCTGGAAAAAAAACATGATGTGGCCTGGATGGGATGGAGTACCGGCCTGCGGCCCTCCTTCTGGCAGGGGTGGCATTCGGACAACGCGCACAAGCCCCAGACCAATAACATCACCAACACGGATGATCCGGAACTGGACAAACTCATTGACCAGTACAGGGACAGTCTGGATGAAGGAGAACGCATCAAGTTGTCCAAAACCATTCAAAACAAGATCCATGATATCTGTGCCTATGTGCCATCCTATATGGTGCCCTATGTCCGGCTGGCTTACTGGCGGTGGATGCGGTTGCCCGAATTTCACGGTACCCCTGTGTCGGACAGTCTGTTTGACCCGTTTGCCTCGGATACCGGCGGGCTTTTTTGGGTTGATGAGGGTATCCGGCAAGAGACCCTTGCCGCTGAAAAAGCAGGGCAGGTGTTTGTCCCTGTTACCATCATTGATGATAAATATAAAAGAAAGGCCCGGTCCGAATGAATCAAACCGATTGTTCTCCCCTTTTAGCGGTTAAACATCTTGGGGTGTCGTTTCAGACCGACCAGGGAGCGGTCCTTGCCGTGGATGATGTCAGCTTTGAACTGGCCCCAGGGCAGGTGCTGGGCATTGCCGGGGAATCCGGGTGCGGAAAAAGTGTAACGGCTCTGAGTTTGATGCGGCTGCTGCCAAAGCCTGTTTCAAAAATTAAAGATGGAAAGATCCTGTTTAACGGAGAAAATCTGCTTGATCTCCCCATGGATGCCATGCGGTCCATCCGGGGCAAAAAAATCTCCATGATTTTCCAGGAGCCCATGACCGCATTAAACCCGGTGCATTCCGTAGGCCGGCAGATTATAGAGATTTATTCCCTGCATTTTCCGGGTATGGGCAACAAAGAAAAAAATACGGCGGCGCGGCAGATGCTTGAGAGGGTGGGTATCCCCGATGCCCGGCAGGCCATGAAAAAGTATCCCCATCAATTGTCCGGCGGGATGCGCCAGCGGGTTATGATCGCCATGGCCCTGGCTTGTGAACCTGATATTCTCATTGCCGATGAGCCGACCACAGCCCTGGATGTAACGGTCCAGGCCCAGATCATGGATCTTATTTTTCACTTTCGGGATGCCACCGGTATGGCTGTGATTTTGATTACCCATGATCTTGGGCTGATTGCAGAACATTGTGATCGGGTGGTTGTGATGTATGCCGGAACCGTGGCAGAGAGCGCTTCTGTGACGACTTTATTCCGGCATCCGTTTCATCCTTACACCAAAAAATTATTGCAATCCATACCGTCTGCGGCCCAAACGCCAAAAGAACCGCTTCCCACCATTCCGGGAAATGTACCGGCGTTGTCCGCCATGCCGGCCGGGTGTCGGTTTGTCAAACGCTGCGAATATGCTTTGGCACAATGCGAAAATCACCGTCCAAGGCTCATGCCAGTCTCATCCGGCCATTTTGCCGCGTGCCGTTTGGTCGATAATGACGAAAAAAAATCAAATTTTAATAAATAATCCTTGATTTTTAAGCAGAAGCTAATAGTATACATTCAAAGCTGCGAAATGCAGGGCTTTGAAAGTTTCGTTCTAAGGGCTGGACCCCATTGTTGGCGTGGCAGGACCTGAGTTTGAAACTAAAATTATTCACTACAAGTAAGGAGAGAGTCGCAATGGCAAATGGGATCGTAAAGTGGTTTAATGATGCAAAGGGATACGGATTTATCGAACAGGAGGAGGGACCTGACGTATTCGTGCATCATACCGGCATCAACGCAACAGGCTTTAAATCTCTTAATGAGGGTGACCGGGTCACTTTTGATGTAGAGGACGGACAGAAAGGACCTGCAGCGGTCAATGTAACTGTCCAGTAAGTCTATTTTTAAGGGGTTTTTGAGCATTGGCCTGTTCGAAAACCCTTTTTTTGCGTCCGCATTTTCTGCCGTTTTTTCAAAACCCATCCTAAATCCCTGCCCGAACAAAAATCCGTGTTTGGATAAAAAGTTGCCCATATGCAAGGCGCAAGCAAAGCTGGAACCGGAGCGTACTAAAGTACGTGAGGATTGCAGCTTTGTGCGGCAACGCCGCAGATAGGTGGCTTTTGATTCAAACATCAATTGAATCTCTCCGGTGAGAAGGGTGCCGGATCAATATCCGGCCGGTTTCCCAAAATCATATCACTGACAAGTTTTCCCGTACCTGTGGCAAAGGTAACTCCCAGCATGCCGTGTCCTGTGGCCACAACGAGGTTGTTGAATTTTGACATTTTGCCGATCACAGGCATGTCGTCATGGGTCATGGGTCTGACCCCTGCCCATTCTTCCACAACCGGGCGGCCCATCGGGGTTCTCATATATTCTCCCGCCCCCTGGATCAGTTTATTTAACCGGGGGCGGTTCAGCGAGGTTGAAAAGCCTGAAAACTCCATGGTCCCGCCTAATCGGTATCCGCTTTTCCAGGGCGTTACCACCATGTTTCTTTCATGGAGCATGCAGGGAACAGAGGGGCAGACTTCGGGACGAGCCATGGTGATGCTGTACCCCTTGCCCGGCTGAACCGGCAGAGGTAAGTCGAGCATCTTTGCAATTTCAGTGGAAAATGCCCCGGCAGCCAGGACAAACGCATTTGAAAAAAAAGTGCCCTGATTGGTGTGAACGCCTCGAATTTTACCGTGTTCACAGATAAACCCTGTGGCCCGGCACATCTCCCTGACGTTCAGCCCCCGGCTTACCAGGTTGTTTTTCCATGCCGAGACAAGACGCTCCGGACGGACATGCCGGTCATGTTCTGAAAACCAGCTGCCCACAACCGCCGGTGACAGGGCTGGCTCAAGATCCAGGGTTTGTGCCCGGGACAGTTTTTTATATCCTAACCCGAACTGTTCATTGAATGCGTTGGCGTGGTAAAATCCGTCAAAGGTCTTTTGGGATAGATAGACTGTGAGCACGCCTTTATCTTCATAATCACAGGCAAGGGTACCGTCATCGAGCAATTGGCTGAACAGGCGCTTTGAATATGACAATAATGTGTATTTATGTTTTGCGGCCCGGTTCATATGGCCTTTGCGGCAGTTCAAGGCAAAACGCAGGAGAAAGGTTATCCGGTTCATGTCCGGTTCCGGCTTAATGTAAAGGGGGCTTGTGCCGCGCAGGGTTCGGACGATTTCCTTGGAGACAACCCCCGGCGCACAGAGTGTGATCACATCACTGAAAAACAGCAGGCCGCAGTTGCCGTGGGAAGCCCCAGAACCGACGTGCCGGTCTTCTATAATAGTGACGCTTGCCCCCTGCGCCATTAAATAGTGCGCACAGGCAAGTCCAATGATTCCGCCACCGATGATAATTATGTCATTTTGGTTTGTGGTCACAATCTTTGTCTCTTTATTTAGGAGTTCGCAAATTAAAACAGTTTTTGTAATAATTCAACTGAAAAATTGTAATATTTTGTTTAATTTAATGGGCTATTGTTAATTAATCTGAATGGTTTTGCTTGGATGGGTGCCGTCATATTTGACTTCTGCCCCCATTGGACGATAACAGGCACCTTGTTTTTTGAACCTTGGCCGTGTTATTTTTGTCCAGGTCGTCATATTTTAGATCAGTGTTTTACGGAAAAGAGGGAATGGGAGAATCAGAGCATACACAAAGCGGTCGTCCGATTCTGGATATCCAGCATTTGAAAAAATATTTTCCGGTCACTTCAGGTGTTTTTATGCGCAGGACCGGTAACGTTCATGCGGTGGATGATGTCAGTTTTTCGATGTTCAAGGGGGAAACCTTAGGCGTCGTGGGCGAGTCCGGTTGCGGAAAAACCACCTTGGGCCGGTGCATCATGGGACTGTATCCATTGACCGGGGGCCGCATTCTTCTGGACGGCAAACCATTGTCCGCCATGACCCGGAAAATGCGCAAAGCCTTTTCGACCCGGGCACAGATGATTTTCCAGGACCCGTTTGAATCCTTGAATCCCAGGCAGACCGTGCGACAGATTTTGGAAGAAAAGTTCCGTATCCACGGGGTGCCCGAACAAAAAACGGCCTCCCGGATTGAATTGTTGCTGGACCAGGTGGGGCTTGACCCCGGCGCGTTGACCAAATATCCCCATGAGTTTTCAGGCGGCCAGCGCCAGCGCATCGGCATTGCCAGGGCCATCAGCATGACCCCGCAAATCGTTATCTGTGATGAGCCGGTTTCCGCCCTGGATGTGTCTGTCCAGTCAAAGATTTTAAACCTTTTGCTGGCGTTGCAGTCCGCCATGGATCTGACCTATCTGTTTATTTCCCATGATTTGTCCGTGGTGCGCCACATGTCCGACCGCATCATTGTCATGTACCTGGGCCGTATCATGGAAATTGCGGATGCCCAAACAGTATACAACCATCCGGGGCATCCCTATACCAAAGCATTGCTGGAGGCCGTCCCCATCGCTGATCCTGATCGGCCTTTGAACAGAACCCCGCTTAAAGGTGAAATTCCTTCGGCCGAACACCCGCCTCCGGGTTGCAGATTTTCCTCCCGTTGCCCCGGGGCTCGGTCCTTGTGCTTTGAAAAGGCTCCCGCGCTTTTGGATCACCACCATGACCCCGGTCATTTGACGGCCTGCCATTTTCCCATATTTGATTAATTTGTTTTTTAACTCCTTTTATGTACAGCGTATTTTATCATGAATACGCGATATGCTAAAAAAATATTTTTTGGCTTTTTGGGGATTGCATGGCCCAGGCAAGTGGGCGTGAGGGGGGGTTGCGAAAAAACAGGCTTAATGCTAAAAGTTTCCAAAATTTATGGAAACAGGCTATGATTTGTTTTCACTTCTATTTTAAAAAGGTTAAAGGAAAATTCCCAAAATAAATAAATATACCGGCTCATGGCGGCCAGTTACAATGGGAATGTAAAATGAACGGCATTTCAAATATTGGGTATGGGATAACAGGCGTCAATGCCTTTTTAGGGTGCGTTTTAAGGTCCTTCGCTTTGTATGCACTGTGGGTTATGGTCCCAGGCGTTGTGATTGTCACGGGCCTCGGGTGCACGGAGCAAACGCGTGTTGAGGAAAAAGGCTGCATCATCAAAGCAGGTTCCGTGGAAATCAGCCAGGCGGATTTTATCCGGGAACTGGAGGTCAAGCAAGCCAACTATCCCTATGATATAAACAACAGCCCCGATGAATACAACGCCATGGTCCTGGATCTAGCTTCGGATCTGTCCGATGAGGCGGTTCTGTTGGCGGCCGCTGCGGACAAGGGGATTAATGTGAGTGCCGAAGAACTTGACGCAGCCGTTGCGGAGTTTAAAAAAGATTATCCCGAAGACAGTTTTGACCGGATGCTCCTTGAAAGAGCCATATCATATCCTGTCTGGAAAAAGGGATTAAAAAAAGATATGGTCATCCAAAAATTAATCATGCAGGATCTGGTGGCATCCCAGCAAATTCATCCCGAAGATATGATTGCCTTTTATGACCGTTTGGCAGGGCCGAACAAATCCCAGAACGATGATAATTCAACGATGGTGGATGAAAACGATTTGGTGCTCAAGCTGCGGATAGAAAAGAGTCAGGACGCCTTTGGCGAATGGATGCAGGGTCTGCAGGCCGGCTATCCTGTACACATTGACAAACTGATGTTAAGCACTTTTTTAATGGATACTGGGAAAAAATAGCAGTCATGGCGGTCGGTTCCATTCGTATCCGGGCTTAATTCAGAACAAAAGATGGTAGCAATTTAACCCTTGAAGTTAGGATTTTTTATATAAGAGGCGCAAGTATGGTTAAAAAACGATGCATAGTTTTAACAGCGTTTATATTTGGTTTTTTCTGGGCGGTAAATTGCCTGGCCCAGGAGGAGGTGATGGACCGGATCGTCGCCATTGTAAATGATGATATCGTCACCTTGTCCCAGCTTGAGACGGCTGCGGACCCGTATCGGAAAAACATTGAAACCTCCCAGGAGTCTTCAACCCGAAAAAAAGAGCTGATGGGGCAAATGTACGACCAGGTCCTTAACCAGTTGGTGGAAAACAGCCTGGTGGTCCAGGAAGCCAAACGCATGGGGATTACGGTGGATGATGCGGATGTGGACCGGGCCGTGGAAAATTTTAAAAAGGAGCACAATCTGGATCAGGAACGGCTGGAACTCGGCCTGGCCGCCCAGGGCATGACCCTTGAGCAATACCGTGAAAGAATCCGGGAACAGATTACCCAGAGCATGATCGTTTCAAGGGCGGTCCGTGCCAAGATTGTTGTGACGGATGAAGAGATAAACGCATATTATAAAAGCCATTATCAGGAATTTAAGGCCAAAAAGAAGTATCATTTAAAAAATATAATCGTAAAGGATTCAACAGCCCTTGCCACGGTCCAGGCAAAATTGGAGAATGGGGTTGATTTTTCTAAGGTTGCCCAAGACGATTCGATCGGGTCCAATGCATCTTCCGGTGGTGAACTCGGCACCTTTGACATATCAAGCTTCAGCAGTGAGATCAAAGACGCCCTTGAAGGCGTCAGCAAGGGGCAGTACTCCAGGCCTGTTGATATGGGGGGCGCGTTCCAGATTCTTTATGTGGCTGATATCATTTCAATGGGGCAGGGGCCTGTCCAGGAGGAGTTGGAAAAACAGATCCAGGATATTTTGTACCGGGAACATGGGGAAGCTCAGTTCAAGAAGTGGATGGAAACCCTTAAAAGTAGTGCGCACATTAAATTAATGCTTTAAATCCGTCACTGTTGTCTATCTAAAGGAAAGTTATCCATGCAAAAAGAGCAAATTCTGATACTTGAGAACAGTATTACAAGATTGTTGCGCCGGGGGGCCAATAAGCAGCTGCTTAATATCATAAAAAAAACCCATATGGCGGATCTGTCCATTATTTTTGAAAATTTGACGCCCCTGAACCAGGAAAAATTGTTCAACCTGCTGGATAATCCCGAAGATATCGGTCTGCTGTTTTCGCATCTGTCTGAAAAGACCTTTGTGGAGACTGTCAAAATCGTCAATTTCGATAAGCTGGTGACGGTTTTTGATCACATGCCTTCAGATGATGCCGCTGAACTTCTTGGATGTTTGGACGAAGAACTGTCCGACAAGATTCTGTCCAAAATGAAAAAGGAAGAGTCGTACAATGTCGAGCAGATCATGAGTTATGAAGAAGATACCGCCGGCAGCCTCATGGTCAAGGATTACGTGGCCCTGGAAGAAGATGTCAAGGCAAAGGAAGTGATCGAGGCGCTACAGAACAAGTATCTTGATGTTGAGATGCCGTTCTACATCTATGTGATAGATGATTACGGCAAGCTTGTAGGGGTCAGTTCCCTTCGTCAGTTGGTCGTGGAATCCCCGGATAAACCCCTTAAGGAGTTTATGTCTACGGATATTGTGTCGGTCAAGCCTTATACGGACAGAGATGTGGTGGCCCGTCTGGTTTCCCGGTATGATTTTCTGGCCATACCGGTTGTGGATGATGATAACCGCATCATCGGTATTGTGACCGTGGATGACGTCATTGATATCCTGCACGAGACCGCCACCGAAGATATGCTGAAAATGGCCGGTGTGGGTGAGGATTATGTTGAGACCCAGTCTATTCTCAAAGGTACCCGCATCCGTCTGCCCTGGTTGTTTGCCAGCTGCCTCGGCGGTATTGCCAACTTTTTTATCATTGGACGCTTTGAGTCCACGTTGGCCCAGTTGACAGGACTTGCCGCGTTTATTCCCATTATCATGGGCATGGGCGGGAACATCGGTACCCAGAGTGCCACCATCGTGGTCCGGGGGATTGCCACGGGTCGGGTGAATATCCGGGATTTTGCCAAGGTCATTTCCCGAGAGCTTGGTGTGGGTTTTATTCTCGGTGTGACCTATGGCGGTCTGATTGCGGCCGTGGCCAAGATCAACTTTATGGGCGAACCCTTTTCCTGGGCCTTATCCGTGGTGGTCGGCGGATCAATTTTGTCTTCCATGACCGTGGCCGCTTTGGTGGGAACATCCGTACCCATGATTTTCCAGCGGCTCAATATTGATCCGGCCGTGGCCACAGGCCCCTTTGTTACAACCACCATGGATTTGATCAGCGTTTACTGTTATTTCACCATTACAAGGTTGCTGCTTGGTTTTTGACAACAATACGGGCGATTTTTGCACCGACGCCATATTGCTTCGCAAAATTGAATATGGAGACCATGATTTGATCATCACCTTTCTGACCCGGGACAAGGGAAAGATAAGCGTAATGGCAAAGAATGCCAAAAAGAGTGTGCGCAGGTTTTCAGGCGCCATGGACCTGTTTTCGGCGAACCATATCCAGTGCGTCTTTCCAAAAAAAAACAGGGACGCCATGATCAATTTGTGCCAGACGGTTCTTGAAAACGGATTCTCCCGTATTCGTTATGATGTGGTGAACACCGCCTATGCCTCCTACTGGACGGAAATTGTCACCCAGTGGCTGGAGGAGGGAAAAGCACAGCCCGATATTTTTGAATTGCTTTACACCGCCCTGGAGATGGTGGACGACGGTTTTATTCCCACCGAAGTGATCAGTCTGCTGTTTCAGATTCGGTTTATGCGTTTATCCGGGTTTTCTCCCGGGCTTGA contains:
- the mgtE gene encoding magnesium transporter, with translation MQKEQILILENSITRLLRRGANKQLLNIIKKTHMADLSIIFENLTPLNQEKLFNLLDNPEDIGLLFSHLSEKTFVETVKIVNFDKLVTVFDHMPSDDAAELLGCLDEELSDKILSKMKKEESYNVEQIMSYEEDTAGSLMVKDYVALEEDVKAKEVIEALQNKYLDVEMPFYIYVIDDYGKLVGVSSLRQLVVESPDKPLKEFMSTDIVSVKPYTDRDVVARLVSRYDFLAIPVVDDDNRIIGIVTVDDVIDILHETATEDMLKMAGVGEDYVETQSILKGTRIRLPWLFASCLGGIANFFIIGRFESTLAQLTGLAAFIPIIMGMGGNIGTQSATIVVRGIATGRVNIRDFAKVISRELGVGFILGVTYGGLIAAVAKINFMGEPFSWALSVVVGGSILSSMTVAALVGTSVPMIFQRLNIDPAVATGPFVTTTMDLISVYCYFTITRLLLGF
- the recO gene encoding DNA repair protein RecO, which encodes MVFDNNTGDFCTDAILLRKIEYGDHDLIITFLTRDKGKISVMAKNAKKSVRRFSGAMDLFSANHIQCVFPKKNRDAMINLCQTVLENGFSRIRYDVVNTAYASYWTEIVTQWLEEGKAQPDIFELLYTALEMVDDGFIPTEVISLLFQIRFMRLSGFSPGLDRCDACRLGMDDVDSAKLWFDFKAGRVVCPQCKGNIPRLHEAVGPFGDIAQGCWVSKGTLKQLSWINTVDMARADRIKFSPVAIKEGEILLESFIPFHIGRNFNSLKFLRKMRSDI